One Mesorhizobium loti genomic window carries:
- a CDS encoding double-strand break repair protein AddB, whose translation MSGSSRVFSIPPGAPFLPTLAEALLAGRLVPGFRFDGDPLALADVTIYVPTRRAARALRGVFVDSLKARGGGGSAILPVIRPLGEFDEDEAAFDAEPSAAIDLAPPIAATERLLLLTPLVRAWKRRLPEHVAKLFAEEIVIPASTADAIWLARDLAGLMDEIETEGTDWAKLAGLVTGNLAGWWQVTLEFLGIVTEAWPKFLSESDRSNPAAHRSALIRSEAARLRRNPPAGPVIAAGSTGSIPATAELLAAIARLPGGAIVLPGLDRTLDEASFQALVAPGARPAVLGHPQYGLARLIGKIGVLRSDVEEIGAAEPYLALRAALVGEALRPAETTELWAETRSGFSASDIAGAFADVTLLEAASERDEAVAIAVALKQAVEAPGQRAALVTGDRALARRVSVELKRFGVVADDSGGTPLANSPAASLLRLALEAVFRPGDPVGLLSLLKHPLLGLGLERAAVRHAAELVELVALRGGTGRPDIVSLPELFETRLTGLGDDSRPPFWLSRLTVRSIEDARNLLARLTEALSPLSAFRDQSDADLAALVKASIVALENLGRSADGSLGELYAGDAGEKLAELLRGLVAASAPLSIAASEWPDVMDALIAPETVKPAQGTDRNIAIWGALEARLQDVDTLVIGGLNEGVWPRKPESDRFMSRLMKTGIDLEPPERRIGLAAHDFQMAMGAQHVVLARSARAGDAPAVPSRWLQRLLTFIGSEQAASLRRRGDELLAWARALDTGPKQDFAPRPQPKPPLAVRPTHFSVTEIETLRRDPYAVYARRILGLMPLDPLIRDPGAAERGTLFHAILHLFSSRVADPRAPEALARLIAAGRACFAEAALPADVEAVWWPRFEKLAANIVEWERTRADAVVRRHAEERAGKTPVGQSGVTLSGYADRVDLLAGGMADILDYKTGSSPSKAQAHTLLAPQLALEGALLRRGAFKDLGTREPSQLAFIRLKPNGEVFEESILEHNRQPRTAADLAEEAWARLEKLLIHYADPQTFYLSRALPFREGETDGDYDHLARVLEWSAGGDAGDEGGEA comes from the coding sequence ATGAGCGGCTCAAGCCGCGTTTTCTCGATCCCGCCCGGAGCGCCGTTTCTGCCGACGCTGGCCGAGGCGCTGCTTGCCGGCCGCCTGGTCCCGGGATTTCGCTTTGACGGTGACCCGCTCGCTCTGGCCGATGTCACCATCTATGTGCCGACGCGCCGCGCCGCGCGCGCCTTGCGCGGTGTCTTCGTCGACAGTTTGAAGGCACGCGGCGGCGGCGGTTCGGCGATCCTGCCCGTCATCCGCCCGCTCGGCGAGTTCGACGAGGATGAGGCCGCGTTCGACGCCGAGCCATCGGCAGCGATCGATCTCGCGCCACCGATCGCGGCGACCGAACGCCTGTTGCTGCTGACGCCGCTGGTACGCGCCTGGAAACGCCGGCTGCCGGAGCATGTGGCGAAGCTCTTCGCCGAGGAAATCGTCATTCCCGCCTCCACCGCCGACGCGATCTGGCTGGCGCGCGATCTTGCGGGGCTGATGGACGAGATCGAGACGGAAGGCACCGACTGGGCGAAGCTTGCAGGCCTGGTGACCGGCAATCTCGCAGGCTGGTGGCAGGTGACGCTCGAATTCCTCGGCATCGTCACCGAGGCCTGGCCGAAATTCCTGAGCGAGAGCGACCGCTCCAATCCGGCCGCGCATCGCAGCGCGCTGATCCGCTCCGAAGCGGCGCGGCTGCGGCGCAATCCACCGGCCGGACCGGTCATCGCCGCCGGCTCGACCGGCTCCATCCCGGCCACGGCGGAGCTGCTTGCCGCGATCGCCCGCCTGCCCGGCGGCGCCATCGTGCTGCCCGGGCTCGACCGGACACTGGACGAAGCGTCGTTCCAGGCGCTTGTCGCCCCCGGCGCGCGCCCGGCCGTACTTGGCCACCCGCAATATGGCCTGGCCAGGCTGATCGGCAAGATCGGCGTGCTGCGCTCGGATGTCGAGGAGATCGGCGCTGCCGAGCCGTACCTTGCGCTTCGCGCCGCGCTTGTCGGCGAGGCGCTGAGGCCGGCTGAGACCACCGAATTGTGGGCCGAGACGCGCAGCGGGTTTTCGGCGTCCGATATTGCCGGCGCGTTCGCCGACGTGACACTGCTTGAAGCCGCCAGCGAGCGCGATGAAGCCGTCGCCATTGCCGTCGCGCTGAAGCAGGCCGTGGAAGCCCCTGGCCAAAGGGCAGCCCTTGTCACTGGCGACCGCGCGCTGGCGCGGCGCGTCTCGGTCGAACTGAAACGCTTCGGCGTGGTTGCCGACGATTCCGGCGGCACGCCGCTCGCCAACAGCCCAGCAGCCAGCCTGCTCCGGCTGGCGCTCGAGGCTGTATTCCGGCCGGGCGATCCGGTCGGCCTTTTGTCGCTGCTCAAGCATCCGCTGCTTGGCCTCGGCCTCGAACGCGCCGCTGTGCGCCACGCGGCGGAACTGGTCGAGCTGGTGGCGCTGCGCGGCGGCACCGGCCGTCCAGACATCGTTTCGCTGCCGGAATTGTTCGAAACCCGCCTCACCGGTCTCGGCGACGACAGCCGGCCGCCCTTCTGGCTTTCCCGCCTGACCGTCCGCTCTATCGAGGACGCTCGCAACTTGCTCGCACGCCTGACAGAAGCGCTGTCGCCGCTTTCGGCCTTTCGCGACCAGTCGGATGCCGATCTTGCCGCGCTGGTCAAAGCCAGCATCGTGGCCTTGGAAAACCTCGGCCGCTCCGCCGATGGCAGCCTGGGCGAGCTCTATGCCGGTGATGCCGGCGAAAAACTTGCCGAATTGCTGCGCGGGCTGGTCGCGGCGTCGGCACCGCTGTCGATCGCGGCGAGCGAATGGCCTGACGTGATGGACGCGCTGATCGCGCCCGAGACGGTGAAGCCGGCGCAAGGCACCGACAGGAACATCGCCATCTGGGGCGCGCTCGAAGCGCGGTTGCAGGATGTCGACACGCTGGTCATTGGCGGGCTCAACGAAGGTGTCTGGCCGCGCAAGCCGGAGAGCGACCGCTTCATGTCACGGCTGATGAAGACCGGCATCGATCTCGAACCGCCGGAGCGACGCATCGGCCTCGCCGCGCATGATTTCCAGATGGCCATGGGCGCGCAACACGTGGTGCTGGCCCGTTCGGCGCGTGCCGGCGACGCACCCGCCGTGCCGTCGCGCTGGCTGCAGCGCTTGCTCACCTTCATCGGCAGCGAACAGGCGGCAAGCCTTCGCCGGCGCGGCGACGAGTTGCTCGCCTGGGCACGCGCGCTCGACACCGGCCCAAAGCAGGATTTCGCGCCGCGGCCGCAGCCGAAGCCGCCATTGGCGGTACGCCCGACGCATTTCTCGGTCACCGAGATCGAGACGTTGCGCCGCGATCCCTACGCCGTCTATGCCAGACGAATCCTCGGCCTGATGCCGCTCGATCCGCTAATCCGCGATCCCGGTGCGGCCGAGCGTGGCACGCTGTTCCACGCCATCCTGCACCTGTTCTCGTCGCGCGTTGCCGATCCGCGTGCGCCGGAAGCGCTGGCCCGCCTCATCGCCGCCGGCCGCGCCTGCTTTGCCGAGGCCGCCCTTCCGGCCGATGTCGAGGCGGTGTGGTGGCCGCGCTTCGAGAAGCTTGCGGCCAACATCGTCGAATGGGAGCGCACGCGCGCCGATGCGGTGGTCCGGCGCCATGCCGAGGAGCGTGCCGGGAAGACCCCCGTCGGCCAATCCGGCGTGACGCTGTCGGGCTATGCCGACCGCGTCGACCTGCTGGCCGGCGGCATGGCCGATATTCTGGACTACAAGACGGGCTCCTCGCCCTCCAAGGCGCAGGCACACACGCTGCTTGCGCCGCAGCTGGCGCTGGAAGGCGCGCTGCTGCGGCGCGGCGCCTTCAAGGATCTGGGCACGCGCGAACCGTCGCAACTGGCCTTCATCAGGCTGAAGCCGAATGGCGAGGTGTTCGAGGAGTCCATTCTCGAGCACAATCGCCAGCCGCGAACCGCCGCCGATCTTGCCGAAGAGGCGTGGGCACGGCTGGAAAAGCTTTTGATCCACTATGCCGATCCGCAGACCTTCTATCTGTCGCGCGCGCTGCCGTTTCGCGAGGGCGAGACCGATGGCGACTACGACCATCTCGCCCGCGTGCTCGAATGGTCGGCCGGCGGCGATGCCGGCGACGAAGGAGGGGAGGCATGA
- a CDS encoding Nucleoside-diphosphate-sugar pyrophosphorylase family protein — protein sequence MTRPDTAIVLAAGLGKRMRPITDTIPKPLVRIAGKTLLDWGLDSLAAAGVAKAVVNVHYLPEQIVAHVAARSAPRIIISDESDRLLDSAGGIVKALPELGQQPFYILNADTFWIDHGPLNLGRLALAWDAAKMDILLMLADLHQATGHCGSTDFLVAPDGGLRRSKGDPAGLIYAGAAIIHPRLFKDALAEPHSLNAYFDRAIAAGRLFGMPMHGHWITVGTPDAIPQAEAAVAGALTESQ from the coding sequence GTGACAAGACCGGATACCGCCATCGTGCTCGCCGCCGGGCTTGGCAAGCGCATGCGGCCGATCACCGATACGATCCCCAAGCCGCTGGTCAGGATCGCCGGCAAGACCTTGCTCGACTGGGGGCTGGACAGCCTCGCCGCCGCCGGCGTCGCCAAGGCGGTGGTCAACGTCCATTATCTGCCCGAACAGATCGTTGCCCATGTCGCCGCGCGCAGCGCTCCGCGGATCATCATTTCCGATGAGAGCGACCGGCTGCTCGATTCCGCCGGCGGCATCGTCAAGGCGCTGCCGGAACTCGGTCAACAGCCGTTCTACATCCTCAACGCCGACACCTTCTGGATCGACCACGGCCCGCTCAATCTCGGGCGGCTCGCCCTTGCATGGGACGCCGCGAAAATGGATATTCTGCTGATGCTGGCGGATCTCCATCAGGCGACAGGACACTGTGGCAGCACCGATTTCCTGGTAGCGCCGGACGGCGGTTTGCGGCGTTCAAAAGGCGATCCGGCCGGCCTGATCTATGCCGGTGCGGCGATCATCCATCCGCGCCTGTTCAAGGACGCATTGGCCGAACCGCATTCGCTCAACGCTTATTTCGATAGAGCGATTGCCGCCGGCCGGCTGTTCGGCATGCCGATGCACGGCCACTGGATCACCGTCGGTACGCCCGATGCCATTCCACAGGCGGAAGCAGCGGTCGCCGGCGCGCTAACCGAGTCGCAATGA
- a CDS encoding two-component sensor histidine kinase, whose product MPGQNPHGAGSAVSGGHDDSGTIGSATQGGRLSWRARAGLFLASSALAYPLASAVAHAENAAVATAGLSISTVEVMQLAVFVGVTGAALLSAIVLIRERARTSAENVELRSRVADVNAALRRSEALLNLRDQRVVVWASETKKPELIGTLPVESGAPEERAAFLAFGRWLMPRSAAALEHAVAGLREKARPFDLVIESQAGAPLEVHGRKSAAHILVRFVSLSETQRSQARLKIDNQRLAADHDTMIGLLEALKMPAWLRDEHGRLKWVNRAYADAVEAESAEAAVRDAKEFLGGQAREAIDTQHKSHPVFEQSLSTVIEGDRRVFAVTDFAGPDGSAGLACDTSAIETIRGEYERTVRSHADTLDQLNTAVAIFDTDEKLRFFNQAFQKLWGLDSGFLHSAPDNALLLDRLRSEGKIAEQPEWRRWKEGLLGAYRAVESQEHWWHLPDGKTIRVVANPQPKGGVTWVFENLTEKMDLESRYRTAVRVQGETLDNLAEGVAVFGPDGRLRLSNPAFATLWGLGTEAAKPNVHVSTIRDLSDRQAVDSPWPGFVAAITGFDDERRERHGQTELNNGTVLRYAVIPLPNGQVMMTFVDVTDSVHVERALKDKNEALEKSDQLKNDFVQHVSYELRSPLTNIIGFTELLSLPTTGPLNQKQREYVEHVSSSSSVLLTIVNDILDLATVDAGIMQLDISEVHVDRTIAAAAELVADRLQEHSIRLEVDAAAAPKTFHGDETRIRQILYNLLSNAANYAPEASTIRLACRHLADGVEFSVHDDGPGMPPDVLDSVFRRFEPRTNGGRRRGAGLGLSIVKSFVELHGGHVRIETGKDKGTTVICTFPDMPGIRAAAE is encoded by the coding sequence ATGCCGGGGCAAAACCCGCACGGAGCGGGATCGGCCGTTTCCGGCGGCCATGACGATTCGGGGACCATAGGCTCGGCCACGCAGGGTGGGCGCCTTTCATGGCGTGCCCGCGCGGGACTGTTCCTGGCCAGTTCAGCACTTGCCTATCCGTTGGCCAGCGCCGTGGCGCATGCCGAGAACGCCGCCGTGGCGACGGCCGGCCTGTCGATCAGCACAGTCGAAGTCATGCAGCTTGCGGTGTTCGTGGGCGTGACGGGCGCGGCGCTTTTGTCGGCCATCGTTCTCATCCGTGAACGGGCTCGTACCTCGGCGGAAAATGTCGAACTGAGAAGCCGCGTCGCCGACGTCAACGCGGCGCTGCGCCGTTCGGAAGCGCTGCTCAATCTGCGCGACCAGCGTGTGGTCGTCTGGGCCTCGGAAACCAAGAAACCCGAACTCATCGGCACATTGCCGGTCGAAAGCGGCGCGCCGGAGGAGCGGGCAGCTTTCCTCGCCTTCGGCCGCTGGCTGATGCCGCGCTCGGCGGCGGCGCTCGAGCATGCCGTCGCGGGCTTGCGTGAAAAGGCCCGGCCCTTCGACCTGGTCATCGAATCGCAAGCCGGCGCACCGCTCGAGGTGCATGGCCGCAAGAGCGCCGCGCACATACTGGTGCGGTTCGTCTCGCTTTCCGAGACCCAGCGCAGCCAGGCCCGGCTGAAGATCGACAACCAGCGGCTGGCCGCCGACCATGACACGATGATCGGCCTGCTCGAGGCGCTGAAGATGCCGGCATGGCTGCGCGATGAGCACGGGCGCCTGAAATGGGTCAACCGGGCCTATGCCGACGCGGTCGAAGCCGAAAGCGCGGAGGCCGCCGTCCGCGACGCCAAGGAATTCCTCGGCGGCCAGGCGCGTGAGGCAATCGACACCCAGCACAAATCGCATCCCGTCTTCGAGCAGTCGCTATCCACCGTCATCGAAGGCGACCGCCGTGTCTTCGCGGTGACCGACTTCGCCGGCCCGGACGGTTCGGCCGGCCTTGCTTGCGACACCAGCGCCATTGAGACCATTCGCGGCGAATATGAGCGCACGGTGCGCAGCCACGCCGACACGCTCGACCAGCTCAACACCGCCGTCGCCATCTTCGACACCGACGAGAAGCTGCGCTTTTTCAACCAGGCGTTCCAGAAACTGTGGGGCCTCGACAGCGGCTTCCTGCACAGCGCGCCCGACAATGCGCTGTTGCTCGACCGGCTGCGCAGCGAAGGCAAGATCGCCGAGCAGCCCGAATGGCGCCGCTGGAAGGAAGGCCTGCTCGGTGCCTACCGCGCGGTGGAATCGCAGGAGCATTGGTGGCATCTGCCTGATGGGAAGACCATCCGCGTCGTCGCCAACCCGCAGCCCAAGGGCGGCGTCACCTGGGTGTTCGAGAACCTGACCGAAAAGATGGACCTGGAAAGCCGCTACCGGACCGCGGTGCGGGTCCAAGGCGAGACGCTCGACAATCTCGCCGAGGGCGTGGCGGTGTTCGGCCCCGACGGCCGGCTGCGGCTGTCGAACCCGGCCTTTGCCACGCTGTGGGGCCTAGGCACGGAGGCCGCCAAGCCCAATGTGCACGTTTCCACGATCCGCGATCTTAGCGACCGGCAGGCGGTCGACAGCCCCTGGCCCGGTTTTGTCGCCGCCATCACCGGTTTCGACGACGAACGCCGCGAACGCCACGGCCAGACCGAGCTCAACAACGGCACCGTGCTGCGTTATGCCGTGATTCCGCTGCCCAACGGGCAAGTGATGATGACCTTCGTCGACGTCACCGACAGCGTGCATGTCGAACGTGCGCTGAAGGACAAGAACGAGGCGCTGGAAAAGTCCGACCAGCTCAAGAACGACTTCGTCCAGCACGTGTCCTACGAGCTGCGTTCGCCGCTGACCAACATCATCGGATTCACCGAACTGCTTTCACTGCCCACCACCGGACCGCTGAATCAAAAGCAGCGCGAATATGTCGAGCATGTCAGCTCGTCCTCCTCGGTGCTGCTGACCATCGTCAACGACATACTCGACCTTGCGACCGTCGATGCGGGCATCATGCAGCTCGACATTTCCGAGGTGCATGTCGACCGCACCATCGCGGCGGCTGCTGAACTGGTTGCCGACCGGCTGCAGGAGCATTCGATCCGGCTCGAGGTCGATGCCGCCGCGGCACCGAAGACCTTCCACGGCGACGAGACCCGCATCCGCCAGATCCTCTACAATCTGCTCAGCAACGCCGCCAATTACGCGCCGGAAGCCAGCACCATCCGGCTCGCCTGCCGGCATCTGGCGGACGGGGTGGAATTCTCGGTGCATGACGATGGTCCCGGCATGCCACCGGATGTGCTCGATTCGGTGTTCCGCCGCTTCGAACCGCGCACCAATGGTGGCCGCCGGCGCGGTGCCGGGCTCGGCCTGTCGATCGTCAAGAGCTTCGTCGAACTGCATGGCGGCCACGTTCGCATCGAAACCGGCAAGGACAAGGGCACGACCGTCATCTGCACCTTCCCCGACATGCCGGGCATCCGCGCCGCGGCCGAGTAG
- a CDS encoding fructose-specific IIA component: MIGLVLVTHGQLATEFRHAVEHVVGPQDNFETVAIGADDDMEQRRRDIVDAVARVDTGTGVIVLTDMFGGTPSNLAISVMESGRTEVIAGMNLPMLIKLSSIRKGDNMAAALDEAQAAGRKYINVASQLLSSK, translated from the coding sequence ATGATCGGACTCGTGCTTGTAACGCACGGTCAACTGGCCACCGAGTTCCGACATGCCGTCGAACATGTCGTCGGGCCACAAGACAATTTCGAAACCGTGGCGATCGGTGCCGACGACGATATGGAACAGCGTCGTCGCGACATCGTCGACGCCGTCGCCCGCGTCGACACCGGAACAGGCGTCATCGTGCTGACCGACATGTTCGGCGGCACACCGTCGAACCTCGCCATTTCGGTGATGGAGTCCGGCCGCACAGAGGTGATCGCCGGCATGAACCTGCCGATGCTGATCAAGCTGTCCTCGATCCGCAAGGGCGACAACATGGCGGCCGCGCTCGACGAGGCGCAGGCAGCCGGCCGCAAATACATCAACGTCGCCAGCCAGCTTCTGAGCAGCAAATGA
- a CDS encoding phosphocarrier protein HPr → MNALSPEKDQIVREFPIVNQRGLHARASAKFVQLASGFDASVHVEKDGLKVGGTSIMGLMMLAASPGYSIRVTASGPEALEVMDALEQLVASRFGEEC, encoded by the coding sequence ATGAACGCGCTATCCCCGGAAAAAGACCAGATTGTCCGGGAGTTTCCGATCGTCAACCAGCGCGGCCTGCACGCCCGTGCCTCGGCGAAATTCGTCCAGCTCGCCAGCGGCTTCGACGCCTCGGTGCATGTCGAGAAGGACGGCCTCAAGGTCGGCGGCACGTCGATCATGGGCCTGATGATGCTTGCCGCCAGCCCGGGCTACTCGATCCGCGTCACCGCCAGCGGGCCGGAGGCGCTCGAGGTCATGGACGCGCTGGAGCAGCTTGTCGCCTCCCGTTTCGGCGAGGAATGCTGA
- a CDS encoding ATPase, YjeE family, which produces MTGLVLERLLTDETQTARLGEDLALALRAGDVLALKGDLGAGKSTLARALIRALADDAGLDVPSPTFTLVQSYDTRIPVHHFDLYRLSSAAELDELGFDEALTQGAALVEWPERAEGYLPKTTLLIELVQHGEGRLARLSGQGPAFDRAARSVAMRDFLETAGWGEARRRHFIGDASARSYEIVTLAGQEQRVLMNSPRLVLGPPVRDGKPYAVIAHTAQSVSAFVAIDRALKAGGVSVPQIHAEDQDQGFLLLEHLGSEGFLGKDGEPVAERYAAAAELLAMMHGKTWPRRLQAGPGSFHEVPPFDRDAMMIEADLLVDWYVPAISGGPASDDLRTGYARGWNALFDRLQGSEYTLMLRDFHSPNIIWRGDRAGHDRLGIVDFQDALIGPSAYDVASLAMDARVTLSPEIEKQTLDAYVAARHAAGAFDEASFLEAYAIMAAQRNSKILGIFVRLEKRDGKPYYLKHLPRIRDYLRRALSHPALASLRDFYDTHGLLEERTL; this is translated from the coding sequence ATGACAGGCTTGGTGCTGGAGCGTTTGCTCACCGATGAGACACAGACAGCGCGGCTGGGTGAGGACCTGGCGCTGGCGCTGCGTGCCGGCGATGTGCTGGCGCTCAAGGGCGATCTCGGCGCCGGCAAGTCGACGCTGGCGCGGGCGTTGATCCGGGCACTGGCCGATGATGCCGGCCTCGATGTGCCGAGCCCGACCTTCACTCTGGTGCAGAGCTACGACACGCGCATTCCGGTGCATCATTTCGACCTCTACCGCCTGTCCTCGGCAGCCGAACTCGATGAGCTCGGCTTCGACGAGGCGCTGACGCAAGGTGCTGCTCTGGTCGAATGGCCTGAGCGGGCTGAAGGCTATTTGCCGAAGACGACGCTCTTGATCGAGCTCGTCCAGCATGGCGAAGGCCGGCTGGCACGGCTGTCGGGACAAGGGCCAGCCTTCGACCGCGCGGCGCGGTCGGTGGCGATGCGCGATTTCCTCGAGACTGCCGGCTGGGGCGAAGCGCGGCGCCGCCATTTCATCGGCGATGCCTCCGCCCGCTCCTATGAGATCGTGACGCTTGCCGGCCAGGAGCAGCGCGTTCTGATGAACTCGCCGCGACTGGTGCTCGGCCCGCCCGTGCGCGACGGCAAACCCTATGCGGTCATCGCTCACACCGCCCAGTCGGTCTCGGCCTTCGTCGCCATCGACCGCGCCTTGAAGGCCGGCGGCGTCAGCGTTCCGCAAATCCATGCCGAGGACCAGGACCAGGGTTTTTTGCTGCTCGAACATTTGGGCTCCGAGGGGTTTCTCGGCAAGGATGGCGAGCCGGTGGCCGAGCGCTATGCGGCAGCGGCCGAACTGCTGGCCATGATGCATGGCAAGACCTGGCCACGGCGCCTGCAAGCCGGCCCCGGCAGCTTCCACGAGGTGCCGCCCTTCGACCGCGACGCGATGATGATCGAAGCCGATCTTTTGGTCGACTGGTATGTGCCGGCGATATCGGGCGGCCCGGCCAGCGACGATCTGCGCACAGGTTACGCTAGGGGATGGAACGCGCTTTTCGACCGGCTGCAAGGCAGCGAATACACGCTGATGCTGCGCGACTTCCATTCGCCCAACATCATCTGGCGTGGCGACCGCGCCGGCCATGACCGGCTGGGCATCGTCGACTTCCAGGACGCATTGATCGGGCCTTCAGCCTATGACGTCGCTTCGCTGGCCATGGATGCCCGCGTCACCCTATCGCCCGAGATCGAAAAGCAGACGCTCGACGCCTATGTCGCGGCGCGTCATGCGGCCGGCGCTTTCGACGAAGCAAGCTTTCTGGAAGCCTATGCAATCATGGCCGCGCAGCGCAACTCCAAGATCCTCGGCATTTTCGTGCGCCTCGAAAAACGCGACGGCAAACCTTATTATCTGAAGCACCTGCCGCGCATCCGCGACTATCTGCGCCGGGCGCTGTCCCACCCGGCGCTTGCCAGCCTGCGGGATTTCTACGACACGCACGGGCTGCTTGAGGAACGAACACTGTGA
- a CDS encoding S-adenosyl-L-homocysteine hydrolase has translation MTGSKDYVVADISLAGWGRKELDIAETEMPGLMACREEFGAKKPLKGARITGSLHMTIQTAVLIETLKALGADIRWASCNIFSTQDHAAAAIAEAGIPVFAVKGESLEQYWDYTDRIFQWTDGGLSNMILDDGGDATMYILIGARAEAGEDVLSNPQSEEEEYFYAQVKKRLKASPGFFTKQKAAIRGVTEETTTGVNRLYQLQKKGLLPFPAINVNDSVTKSKFDNKYGCKESLVDGIRRGTDTMMAGKVAVVCGYGDVGKGSSASLKGAGARVKVTEVDPICALQAAMDGFEVVTLEDAAPTADIVITTTGNKDVVTLDHMRSMKDMVIVGNIGHFDNEIQVASLRNLKWTNVKPQVDMITFPDGKRMILLSEGRLLNLGNATGHPSFVMSASFTNQVLAQIELFSKGEQYQNQVYVLPKHLDEKVARLHLDKLGARLTELSGEQAAYIGVTPQGPFKPEHYRY, from the coding sequence ATGACGGGTAGCAAGGATTATGTGGTCGCCGACATCTCGCTTGCCGGCTGGGGCCGCAAGGAACTGGATATCGCCGAAACCGAAATGCCGGGCCTGATGGCCTGCCGCGAGGAATTCGGCGCCAAGAAGCCGCTGAAAGGCGCACGCATCACCGGCTCGCTCCACATGACCATCCAGACCGCGGTGCTGATCGAGACGCTGAAGGCGCTCGGCGCCGATATCCGCTGGGCTTCCTGCAACATCTTCTCGACCCAGGACCACGCGGCAGCCGCCATTGCCGAGGCCGGCATTCCGGTCTTCGCTGTCAAGGGTGAGAGCCTCGAACAGTATTGGGACTATACCGACCGTATCTTCCAGTGGACCGATGGCGGCCTCTCCAACATGATCCTCGATGATGGCGGCGACGCCACCATGTACATCCTGATCGGCGCCCGCGCCGAGGCCGGCGAGGATGTGCTGTCCAACCCGCAGAGCGAGGAAGAGGAATATTTCTACGCACAGGTCAAGAAGCGCCTGAAGGCTTCGCCCGGCTTCTTCACCAAGCAGAAGGCGGCGATCCGCGGCGTCACCGAAGAGACGACCACCGGCGTCAACCGGCTTTACCAGCTGCAGAAGAAGGGCCTGCTGCCCTTCCCGGCCATCAACGTCAACGATTCCGTCACCAAGTCGAAGTTCGACAACAAGTATGGCTGCAAGGAATCGCTGGTCGACGGCATCCGTCGCGGCACCGACACGATGATGGCCGGCAAGGTCGCGGTCGTCTGCGGCTATGGCGACGTCGGCAAGGGCTCGTCGGCCTCGCTCAAGGGTGCCGGCGCCCGCGTCAAGGTCACCGAAGTCGATCCGATCTGCGCGCTGCAGGCGGCGATGGATGGCTTTGAGGTCGTAACGCTGGAAGACGCGGCTCCGACCGCCGACATCGTCATCACCACCACCGGCAACAAGGACGTCGTCACCCTCGACCATATGCGGTCGATGAAGGACATGGTGATCGTCGGCAATATCGGCCACTTCGACAATGAGATCCAGGTGGCGTCGCTGCGCAATCTGAAGTGGACCAACGTCAAGCCGCAGGTCGACATGATCACCTTCCCGGACGGCAAGCGGATGATCCTGTTGTCGGAAGGCCGCCTGCTCAATCTCGGCAACGCCACCGGCCATCCGAGCTTCGTCATGTCGGCGTCCTTCACCAACCAGGTGCTGGCCCAGATCGAGCTGTTCAGCAAGGGTGAGCAGTACCAGAACCAGGTCTATGTCCTGCCCAAGCACCTCGACGAGAAGGTCGCACGCCTTCACCTCGACAAGCTCGGTGCCCGCCTGACCGAACTGTCGGGTGAACAGGCCGCCTATATCGGCGTCACGCCGCAGGGTCCGTTCAAGCCGGAACACTACCGCTATTAA
- a CDS encoding HPr kinase, producing the protein MIVPDPVAPPENIHGTAILIGERGVLITGPSGAGKTTLALTLLDHCRARGLFSRLIGDDRLLATAHAGRLVCRVPATIAGLAEVPGFMPRPLPFEPGGVIDLHVRLVPKPEMARFQEEISEPVAGCPVPRIDLAERNAATALPAVMARLSIAPFL; encoded by the coding sequence ATGATCGTGCCTGATCCTGTCGCTCCGCCTGAAAACATCCATGGAACCGCGATCCTGATCGGCGAGCGCGGCGTCCTTATCACTGGGCCGTCCGGTGCCGGCAAGACGACGCTGGCGCTGACACTCCTGGACCATTGTCGCGCGCGTGGGTTGTTCTCGCGGCTGATCGGCGACGATAGGCTGCTTGCCACGGCCCACGCCGGGCGGCTGGTCTGTCGCGTGCCGGCGACCATCGCCGGTCTCGCCGAAGTGCCTGGGTTCATGCCGCGTCCGCTGCCGTTCGAGCCGGGCGGGGTGATCGACCTGCATGTGAGGCTGGTGCCAAAGCCAGAGATGGCCCGTTTCCAGGAGGAAATCAGCGAGCCGGTCGCAGGCTGCCCGGTGCCGCGTATCGACCTTGCCGAGCGTAACGCCGCCACGGCCCTGCCCGCCGTGATGGCGCGGCTGTCGATCGCGCCTTTTCTATGA